CCGGCGCCGATATCGGCTTGATCACGACCATCGATGGACGCCGCGCTACCACGATCATTCGAGAGGCCGCCACCACGACACTGACAGCGATCGCTCGCGAGGCTGCCGGGCAGGGCAGCGCCTCGCCGTCCGGCGCGACCAGCGCCGTCGCCATGGCCGCCGCGTCCGGCATCCGGGAATTCACCGCCATTCTGACGTCGCCCTTCGTCTCGGCGCTCGCCGTCGGCCAGCCGCGCCGCGCGCCCATAGAGAATGACGATGGCAGCATCAAATTCATTGGCTTGATGACGGTCACGCTGTCATGTGACCATCGCTCGGTCGACGAAGCCTTGGCCGCCGATCTGCTGACGACCTTCAAAACTTTGGTCGAAAATCCAGTGGCCGCGCTGGTCTAGAGAAATTCATTGGGAGACAAGTAATGGCGAACGAGAAGCGCGATGTCCTTCTGATCGGTGCCCGCAAGCCGGTGCTGGTCGGTGGGCTCGAGGGCAAGGTCAACCTGCATTACTATCTCGACGCCAAAGACAAGGCCGCCTTCATCAAGGAAGTCGGGCCGAAGATCGGTGCCATCGCGCTCGCCTATACCCACGACAAGGTCGACGGGCCGTTCCTGTCGCAGTTCCCCAATCTCAAGCAGGTGTCGAGCTTCGGCGTCGGCTACGATCACGTCGACGCCAAGTGGGCCGGCGAGCACGGCATCGTCGTCACCAACACGCCGGACGTGCTGAACGAGGAAGTCGCCGACACCGCGCTCGGCCTGCTGCTGTGCACCTTGCGCGAATTTCCGCAAGCAGACCGATATGTCCGCGCCGGCAAGTGGCCGAAGGCGCCTTATCCGCTGACCAAGGCCACCTTGCAGGGCCGCACCGTCGGCGTCGTCGGCATGGGCCGCATCGGCAAGGCGATCGCCAAGCGTCTGGAAGCGTTCAACGCCAAGGTCGTCTATCACAGCCGCAATCCGCAGACCGGCGTTGATTACAAGTATTATCCCAAGCTGGTCGACATGGCGCGCGATGTCGACACGTTGATGGTCATCGTGCCGGGTGGCGCCTCGACCAAGAACCTGATCAATGCCGAAGTGCTCAAGGCGCTGGGGCCGCAGGGCGTCGTCATCAACATGGCGCGGGGCAGCGTCATCGATGAACCGGCGCTGATCGAGGCGCTCAAGAACAAGACGATCTACTCGGCCGGTCTCGATGTGTTCGTCAATGAGCCGCAGGTGCCGCAGGAGCTGATCGACATGGATCATGTCGTGCTGCTCCCCCATGTCGGTTCGGCGAGCGAGGCGACCCGCGCCGCCATGGACCAGCTTGTGGTTGACAACATCCTGGCCTGGGCCGATGGCAAGCCGCCACTGACGCCGGTTCCGGAAACGCCCTATCCGCCGAAAGGGTGACGCCGAAAAAGAAGGCGTTAATGATAGCTCCGCTCATTCCCGCGCATAGCCGTTCGAAGAACGGCGTTCTTTCATAACGCCTATGGCGGGAATCCAGTCTATATTTGTTGCACCGGGGTGCCGGTTCTGGGTCCCCGCTTTCGCGGGGACGAACGGAGATAGGGTTCGACCTATGCGCATCGCGATTGGCGCTGTCTACTTACTCGTCACGCTCGGTACCGCTCACGCCCAGACGCCGCCGCTCGGCG
The Pseudolabrys sp. FHR47 genome window above contains:
- a CDS encoding 2-hydroxyacid dehydrogenase, with product MANEKRDVLLIGARKPVLVGGLEGKVNLHYYLDAKDKAAFIKEVGPKIGAIALAYTHDKVDGPFLSQFPNLKQVSSFGVGYDHVDAKWAGEHGIVVTNTPDVLNEEVADTALGLLLCTLREFPQADRYVRAGKWPKAPYPLTKATLQGRTVGVVGMGRIGKAIAKRLEAFNAKVVYHSRNPQTGVDYKYYPKLVDMARDVDTLMVIVPGGASTKNLINAEVLKALGPQGVVINMARGSVIDEPALIEALKNKTIYSAGLDVFVNEPQVPQELIDMDHVVLLPHVGSASEATRAAMDQLVVDNILAWADGKPPLTPVPETPYPPKG